The proteins below come from a single Metarhizium brunneum chromosome 1, complete sequence genomic window:
- the qa-3 gene encoding Quinate dehydrogenase encodes MATTEALQQQKPLGDTLEDQKTRLDRHGYLFGQKITHSLSPFLHQIIYDHLGLKWSQIRLDSADMSQFLQLAQHPSFYGASVTMPNKVAILAHLDEMTDECRDVGACNTLFLKQRNGHRILCGTNTDVVGIRDSFHHNVADPSHTFHGRPALVIGGGGAARSAIYALRKWMHVTDIYLVNRDKSEVDAMVADCSSRGYGHGLRHVASVDEARAVDGPGAIVACVPDCDPRTREELVARQVAEVLMDKRHKGAMLEMCYNPSPFTRLGALAGERGWQVILGTEALIWQGLEQDRYWTGLRIDQLPVAKVQSAIGEKVAQRSQSRL; translated from the exons ATGGCAACGACGGAGGCTCTTCAACAACAAAAGCCATTAGGAGACACTCTGGAGGACCAAAAGACACGACTGGATCGACATGGGTATCTCTTTGGTCAGAAAATCACACACTCCTTATCACCGTTCTTACACCAGATCATATACGACCACCTGGGCTTGAAATGGAGCCAGATACGGCTCGACTCAGCAGACATGTCGCAGTTCTTACAACTTGCACAGCATCCATCATTTTACG GTGCCTCCGTCACCATGCCCAACAAAGTCGCCATCCTCGCGCACCTGGATGAAATGACAGACGAGTGCAGAGACGTCGGCGCCTGCAACACGCTCTTCCTCAAGCAACGCAACGGACACCGCATCCTCTGCGGCACAAACAccgacgtcgtcggcatcagAGACTCGTTCCACCACAACGTCGCCGACCCCTCGCACACGTTCCACGGCCGCCCggccctcgtcatcggcggcggcggcgcagcccGGAGTGCCATCTACGCGCTCCGCAAGTGGATGCACGTGACGGACATCTACCTCGTCAACAGGGACAAGAGCGAGGTGGACGCCATGGTGGCAGACTGCTCCTCGCGCGGATACGGCCACGGCCTGCGGCACGTCGCgagcgtcgacgaggcgcgTGCCGTCGACGGACCGGGCGCCATCGTCGCCTGCGTGCCCGACTGCGACCCCCGGACGCGCGAGGAGCTCGTGGCGAGACAGGTGGCCGAGGTGTTGATGGACAAGCGCCACAAGGGCGCCATGCTGGAGATGTGCTACAACCCTTCGCCGTTTACGCGGCTGGGCGCCTTGGCCGGGGAAAGGGGCTGGCAGGTGATTCTGGGCACCGAGGCGCTGATATGGCAGGGTCTCGAGCAGGATAGATACTGGACCGGCTTGCGGATCGACCAACTGCCCGTGGCTAAGGTCCAGTCGGCCATTGGGGAAAAGGTGGCACAGCGGTCGCAGTCGCGCCTGTAG
- the qa-y_0 gene encoding Quinate permease — MTLLALKEDRPTPSAVYNWRVYACAATASFASCMIGYDSAFIGTTLALPSFVDEFNFASYSPSSLALLKQNIVSVYQAGAFFGSLGAYASSYFLGRRKSLVLFTLVFIVGAAMMLGANGDRGTGLIIGGRVLAGFGVGGCSNMTPIYISELSPPAVRGRLVGIYELGWQIGGLVGFWINYGVNTTMAPSHSQWLIPFAVQLIPAGLLLIGCFFIPESPRWLFSKGKRDQAMKVLCWMRQLQPTDIYIVEEVSYIDEETERYRREVGAGFWKPFLALKQKRTQWRFLLGALLFVFQNGSGINAINYYSPTVFRSIGITGTNTSFLTTGIFGVVKTALTVVWILVLIDHMGRRNLLMVGALGGSICMWFIGAYIKIAGADPKSSSGNLSSGGIAAIFFFYLWTAFYTPSWNGTPWVINSEMFDQNTRSLGQANAAANNWFWNFIIARFTEQMFNAWGYGVYFFFASLMLLSVVFVFFCVPETKALPLEAMDRLFRIKPTWRANTILMEELRAEEENFRHNADGVGLEVEKIETEQVESSSGSVPKV; from the exons ATGACCTTGCTCGCACTCAAAGAAGATCGGCCAACGCCTTCTGCCGTCTACAACTGGCGTGTCTACGCATGTGCCGCTACAGCATCCTTTGCATCATGCATGATTGGCTACGACTCGGCCTTCATCGGGACAACTCTGGCCCTTCCGTCCTTTGTCGATGAGTTCAATTTTGCGAGCTACTCCccgtcgtcgttggcgttGCTTAAACAAAACATTGTTTCTGTTTATCAAGCAGGGGCTTTCTTTGGCAGCTTGGGAGCCTATGCATCCAGCTATTTTCTGGGGCGTCGCAAGTCGCTGGTCTTGTTCACCCTGGTCTTCATCGTTGGAGCAGCGATGATGCTGGGTGCGAATGGTGACCGCGGTACTGGACTCATAATTGGCGGCCGGGTCCTCGCTGGCTTCGGGGTTGGCGGTTGCTCAAACATGACACCAATTTACATTTCAGAGCTATCACCACCCGCAGTGCGAGGTCGTCTGGTCGGCATTTACGAACTCGGTTGGCAAATCGGCGGCCTTGTAGGTTTCTGGATTAACTATGGTGTTAACACGACAATGGCTCCGAGCCACTCGCAATGGCTTATTCCTTTTGCGGTTCAACTGATTCCGGCTGGTTTGCTTCTTATTGGCTGTTTTTTTATTCCCGAATCACCTAGATGGTTATTTTCCAAGGGCAAACGCGACCAGGCCATGAAGGTGCTGTGCTGGATGCGGCAACTCCAGCCCACAGACATTTACATTGTCGAAGAAGTCAGTTACATTGATGAGGAGACGGAACGGTATCGCCGAGAGGTTGGCGCCGGGTTTTGGAAGCCATTCCTGGCCCTCAAACAGAAGCGAACCCAGTGGAGATTCCTTCTCGGAGCGCTGCTTTTTGTGTTTCAGAACG GCTCGggcatcaatgccatcaactACTATAGCCCAACAGTTTTCCGTAGCATTGGAATCACGGGGACAAACACAAGTTTCCTTACTACCGGCATCTTTGGTGTCGTTAAAACAGCTCTTACCGTTGTCTGGATTCTAGTCCTCATCGACCACATGGGACGACGCAACCTGCTGATGGTTGGTGCACTGGGCGGGTCTATCTGCATGTGGTTCATCGGTGCATATATCAAGATTGCTGGAGCCGATCCCAAGAGCTCCAGTGGCAATTTGAGCTCTGGCGGCATTGCTgccattttcttcttctaccTCTGGACGGCCTTCTATACTCCGTCATGGAATGGAACTCCGTGGGTCATCAACTCGGAAATGTTTGACCAGAATACGCGATCTCTTGGGCAGGCGAATGCAGCTGCCAACAATTGGTTCTGGAACTTCATCATTGCCAGGTTCACTGAGCAAATGTTCAACGCATGGGGCTACGGGGTGTATTTTTTCTTCGCGTCTCTGATGCTGCTCTCAGTCGTCTTCGTTTTCTTCTGCGTGCCCGAGACAAAGGCGCTGCCTttggaggccatggaccgACTCTTCAGGATCAAGCCTACTTGGCGCGCAAATACCATATTGATGGAGGAGCTGCGCGCGGAGGAAGAGAACTTTCGTCACAATGCGGATGGTGTCGGGTTAGAGGTGGAAAAGATTGAAACAGAACAGGTTGAGTCGAGCAGTGGTTCTGTTCCAAAGGTTTGA
- the qa-1f gene encoding Quinic acid utilization activator, with translation MPQKRRARNAAATSNDTENGGKSKKRRVSLACDACRAAREKCDGARPECRTCISQQRSCSYTPATKKRGVQTGYLRAIELSLAWIFEQMPECEERLLRFLSRGDRDATKDHRALLGKGIAGHHLQRLWNQNRVRKAVDGLLSDAQINNSEDSGNDLDTDGESQANALDATSRRSGESVTVPRMVQDPESAHERRLRLPTNWKRLLDVYVSYTHCWLPIVNLDPLRALASSYPSQGIRICSNVHDGSYLRHSELWAVLTIAAYQDGGYTEGAGSRSPNISEIFDVSHTLIPADDGGFDIHSINAMIIHSVILIGKKKTLAASLLLGKSARLLQRLRLIEDVTTQEEGDFYLIQHAVVSLACSFLDVLTSVFLHQHPMRGLSHIKGTRQVEAADFADFDQPWVPVPEISATSTSSTIPPQIAQPIRTLTQLHAFASVLSDHLTSHMSGENLPGVTGPEVLVKILDSRFNYCNSLISSGSTPMIPSAYLVKLLFLTATIELTSNPRSSLLSGFLEIVESCFAVFGAGHTPPAVVLLLQIVQRRADADEMGESGIRKWRSITERLQNIWREREPYAYTLDEPPIYSSEVTEPHNLRQIIFTPIPTGTDPDAKGHAGSQPRDLGVKALTDHEPAQQFRFGYQDAIPNPAFAIDTPITTRLNRGSANTANTHTAMFPGNHRMSQSFDYDAILEDFGSIGYTDNIEMDTRFMTNLGFAPGCDLAEIFQGDFGV, from the coding sequence ATGCCACAGAAACGACGAGCTCGGAACGCCGCCGCAACCTCAAACGACACAGAAAATGGTGGCAAGTCCAAGAAGCGACGAGTTTCCCTTGCCTGTGATGCTTGCCGTGCAGCCAGAGAGAAGTGTGATGGTGCTCGACCAGAGTGTAGAACCTGCATTTCTCAACAGCGATCCTGCTCATACACTCCGGCGACCAAAAAGAGAGGGGTGCAAACGGGCTACCTGCGCGCGATAGAGCTATCATTGGCCTGGATTTTTGAACAAATGCCCGAGTGTGAAGAGAGACTGCTTCGATTTCTATCGAGAGGAGATAGAGACGCTACCAAGGACCACCGTGCGCTGTTAGGCAAAGGCATTGCTGGTCACCATTTGCAAAGACTTTGGAATCAGAATCGAGTGAGGAAGGCTGTTGATGGACTTTTATCCGATGCGCAAATCAATAACTCAGAGGATTCTGGAAACGACCTCGACACTGATGGTGAGAGTCAAGCGAATGCCCTGGATGCGACGTCACGCAGATCAGGCGAGTCCGTCACGGTGCCTAGAATGGTGCAAGACCCAGAATCAGCCCATGAACGTAGGCTCAGACTACCTACAAATTGGAAGCGGCTTCTGGACGTCTATGTGTCCTATACGCATTGTTGGCTGCCAATTGTGAACCTGGACCCCCTCCGGGCTCTCGCTTCATCGTACCCGTCTCAGGGTATCAGAATATGTAGCAATGTTCACGACGGCTCATATTTGAGGCATTCAGAGCTCTGGGCTGTTTTGACCATTGCTGCATATCAAGATGGGGGGTATACTGAAGGTGCTGGCTCGCGATCTCCCAATATATCGGAAATTTTCGACGTTTCTCATACTCTGATACCCGCAGACGACGGAGGATTCGATATTCATAGTATCAATGCGATGATCATTCATTCCGTGATCTTGATcggaaaaaagaagacatTGGCGGCTTCACTCTTACTGGGAAAGTCCGCGCGACTCCTACAACGGCTACGACTTATAGAAGATGTCACAACACAAGAAGAGGGTGACTTTTACTTGATTCAGCACGCAGTGGTTTCACTTGCGTGCTCCTTCTTGGATGTTTTGACGTCTGTCTTCCTCCACCAGCATCCAATGCGAGGACTCAGTCATATCAAAGGCACCCGTCAAGTTGAGGCGGCCGACTTTGCTGACTTTGATCAGCCATGGGTTCCCGTACCTGAGATATCAGCAACGTCGACCAGCTCTACAATACCACCACAAATAGCGCAACCTATTAGGACCCTAACCCAACTGCATGCGTTTGCATCTGTGTTGAGTGATCACCTCACTTCGCACATGAGCGGAGAAAATCTTCCAGGGGTCACCGGACCCGAAGTATTGGTTAAGATACTTGACAGTCGCTTCAACTATTGCAATTCTTTGATATCAAGCGGATCAACACCCATGATACCATCGGCCTACTTGGTCAAACTTCTATTTTTGACGGCTACTATTGAGTTGACATCTAATCCAAGATCATCTCTGCTCTCTGGGTTCTTGGAGATTGTTGAGTCCTGCTTTGCAGTATTCGGTGCCGGCCACACCCCACCTGCCGTTGTGCTATTGCTGCAGATCGTGCAACGGCGTGCTGATGCGGATGAGATGGGGGAATCTGGCATAAGAAAGTGGCGCTCTATTACGGAAAGGTTGCAAAATATATGGCGTGAGCGCGAGCCGTATGCATACACATTGGATGAACCACCAATATACTCGAGCGAGGTGACAGAGCCTCACAACTTGCGGCAAATTATATTTACCCCGATTCCAACGGGGACAGATCCAGACGCCAAGGGCCATGCGGGATCACAACCTAGGGACCTCGGGGTGAAAGCTTTGACGGACCACGAGCCTGCTCAGCAATTTCGCTTCGGATACCAGGATGCCATTCCGAATCCAGCATTTGCCATTGACACACCAATTACTACTCGTCTGAACAGGGGCAGCGCAAACACCGCAAACACGCATACTGCCATGTTTCCTGGCAACCATCGAATGAGTCAAAGCTTTGATTACGACGCCATACTTGAGGACTTTGGATCTATTGGATACACAGATAATATCGAGATGGATACACGATTCATGACAAACCTGGGATTTGCCCCGGGATGTGATCTGGCGGAGATCTTTCAAGGAGACTTTGGCGTTTGA
- the qa-1s gene encoding Quinate repressor protein — translation MAGVKRSLAAMMADERSLSLGDTTEPITRSRSAKTSVNSSEYTSEAPSPTLPPLNGHMPRFTPDASIVIVGVRGAGKTTLAIMAASALKKRIVDLEVAFQRATNFSSPTYSKVHGTTQCQIKQGDVLQSILETNTTGCIIVCSWMERRVQGLLRQFAASNPVVHVMRSKEAVQEHLRVESGTKWETFWSTSNAFFRTCSNLEFFNVSESAAVEKSLSSIRNSNGVDLPPYLALKQAERHLLKFFSQIYPAGTIPFFESAYPLASVATEQRQYTYAVDISVEEIIHNRVDIEDCSAGADAMQITLEDIQTDWADCRYLDEHTKMANRVTEAVGLVRRSSVLPIIVHIGFPNPSAATTSTYFYLDLLSHVLTLAPEMMTVDLRLDDNAIAKLASLKRSCKLIGHYAPIANFDSWTSPQWISHYQRAVRLDCDLVRFVRPAEAVTDNFEVARFRSTVESLPDSHAPIIAYNSGNLGKHSAFLNPILTSVSPRLESQNNEKQRQTGLLADSATRALYASFLFDPMKLYVFGANVGYSMSPAMHNSALEVCGVPHRYEPYSTNSLQQVRHLIQDPNFAGASIGLPFKVEFITLTDSLSPHAQAIGAINTLIPIRHLNDDGTVPTGAASFFRGVNRAGPVLALYGENTDWIGIRSCIRRGLSPANAVRPATCGLVIGAGGMARAAVYALLQVGVSNIAIYNRTVENGKKLADHFTQLLQKSEFEGLGAGVKTKFEVFPALHHDWRSAFRLPSIIISCIPTHPIGDVPSPELRLPESWLENQTGGVIVELGYKTLNTPLLQQAMEHASRRWIAMDGLDLLPDQGFAQFELFTGKRAPRKTMKKAIFENYPDQYGRSNPEELRRRLQTMLE, via the coding sequence ATGGCGGGCGTCAAACGATCGctggccgccatgatggctgatGAGAGGTCACTGTCGTTGGGAGACACAACAGAACCCATTACTCGATCTCGCTCCGCCAAAACCTCTGTCAATTCTAGCGAGTATACATCGGAAGCACCGTcgccgactttgccgccgcTCAATGGCCACATGCCCAGGTTCACCCCCGATGCGTCTATCGTTATCGTTGGCGTGCGAGGTGCTGGCAAGACGACTCTGGCGATTATGGCCGCGTCGGCACTCAAGAAGAGAATTGTTGACCTAGAAGTTGCCTTCCAGCGCGCGACCAACTTCTCTAGTCCCACATACAGCAAGGTCCATGGCACAACGCAGTGCCAAATAAAGCAAGGCGATGTCCTCCAAAGCATCCTAGAGACCAATACTACTGGATGCATAATCGTCTGTTCTTGGATGGAAAGACGTGTTCAGGGTCTACTGCGACAATTCGCAGCATCCAACCCAGTAGTCCACGTCATGAGAAGCAAGGAAGCCGTGCAAGAACACCTAAGAGTAGAATCAGGGACCAAGTGGGAAACCTTCTGGAGCACAAGTAATGCCTTCTTTCGGACTTGTTCGAACCTGGAGTTTTTCAATGTTTCCGagtccgccgccgtcgaaaAGTCTCTGTCGTCAATTCGCAATTCCAATGGTGTAGATTTGCCTCCTTACTTGGCACTGAAGCAAGCCGAACGCCACTTGCTCAAGTTCTTCTCACAGATATATCCGGCCGGTACAATCCCATTCTTTGAATCAGCCTACCCTTTGGCTAGTGTCGCCACAGAGCAGCGCCAATACACATACGCCGTAGATATCTCCGTCGAGGAAATTATTCACAATCGTGTGGATATCGAGGACTGCTCAGCGGGTGCGGATGCCATGCAGATCACTCTTGAAGACATCCAAACCGACTGGGCTGACTGCAGATATCTCGACGAGCATACTAAAATGGCCAACCGCGTTACCGAAGCTGTTGGTTTGGTGCGAAGAAGCAGCGTCCTTCCAATAATTGTTCACATTGGATTCCCCAACCCATCCGCGGCGACGACAAGCACCTACTTCTATCTAGATTTACTTTCCCACGTCTTGACTCTGGCCCCAGAAATGATGACAGTGGACTTGCGGCTAGACGAcaatgccattgccaagctAGCATCTCTAAAAAGGAGCTGCAAGTTGATAGGCCACTACGCCCCAATAGCAAACTTCGATTCCTGGACATCACCACAATGGATCTCACATTACCAGCGAGCCGTTCGGTTGGACTGTGACCTGGTCCGCTTCGTCCGTCCTGCGGAAGCTGTCACCGACAACTTTGAAGTCGCTCGATTTCGGTCGACTGTTGAATCACTTCCAGACTCACATGCTCCTATCATAGCATACAATTCTGGAAACTTAGGCAAACATTCTGCCTTTCTCAATCCCATTCTCACTTCGGTTTCGCCAAGGCTTGAATCCCAGAACAATGAGAAACAGCGACAAACAGGCCTTTTGGCAGACTCTGCCACCAGAGCGCTTTATGCAAGCTTCTTGTTCGATCCCATGAAATTGTATGTGTTTGGGGCCAACGTTGGCTACAGTATGTCGCCGGCAATGCATAACTCTGCGTTGGAAGTTTGCGGCGTCCCGCATCGGTACGAGCCGTACTCTACAAACTCCTTGCAGCAAGTGCGACATCTGATCCAAGATCCCAATTTTGCGGGGGCGTCCATAGGATTGCCCTTCAAGGTTGAATTTATCACCTTGACAGACTCTCTAAGTCCTCACGCTCAGGCAATTGGTGCCATCAATACTTTGATCCCAATACGCCATCTCAACGACGATGGCACAGTTCCGACTGGCGCTGCCTCGTTTTTTCGTGGAGTCAACCGGGCAGGTCCTGTTCTGGCACTCTACGGGGAGAATACAGATTGGATCGGTATTCGCTCATGCATTCGTCGAGGTTTGTCTCCAGCAAATGCTGTGCGACCCGCCACTTGTGGTTTAGTTATTGGTGCTGGAGGCATGGCCAGAGCTGCAGTTTATGCGCTTCTACAGGTCGGTGTGAGCAATATTGCCATCTACAACCGAACCGTGGAGAACGGGAAGAAATTGGCGGACCATTTTACGCAATTGTTGCAGAAGAGCGAGTTTGAAGGGCTGGGCGCCGGAGTGAAGACAAAATTTGAAGTCTTTCCCGCGCTCCATCACGATTGGCGGTCGGCATTCCGCTTACCATCAATTATCATTTCATGTATCCCTACCCATCCAATAGGTGACGTTCCCTCTCCCGAGCTCAGATTACCTGAGTCATGGTTAGAAAACCAGACTGGAGGGGTCATTGTTGAGCTTGGATACAAAACGTTAAACACGCCACTGTTGCAACAAGCAATGGAGCATGCAAGTCGACGGTGGATCGCTATGGACGGGTTAGATCTGCTGCCAGATCAAGGGTTTGCCCAGTTTGAACTCTTCACTGGGAAACGGGCACCAAGAAAAACAATGAAGAAAGCGATATTTGAGAATTACCCAGACCAATATGGAAGATCAAATCCAGAGGAGCTGCGACGCCGGCTTCAAACTATGTTGGAATGA